A genomic window from Daphnia carinata strain CSIRO-1 chromosome 9, CSIRO_AGI_Dcar_HiC_V3, whole genome shotgun sequence includes:
- the LOC130700692 gene encoding serine/arginine repetitive matrix protein 2-like isoform X2 produces the protein MSSSKKSREGGKKPSVFERLGSKPSSLTEDYCKQWAHKEGRKRSRSRTPPNRKDVAGNKPKPTMKQSSKSADSGDWEKSLEHEDEMALERKLEMLQRELAKQEEQEHKGKIKKPVAKKRERSSSSSSTSSSSSSESSSESSGSSSTSSASSSSSSSSSSDSDGEVKDKKMGKKKVSRVTKRSQSSSSRNQVAKEKAKAKARKIAKLSSASQIARKKDSSYTSKKQIRNTSPKRQHVPNSGAKHSRDSPPYSAMVRSRSPRVKDPEPLSRERRQRRTPETSPSEAKRKLLVPVVRRRVDDGSPPGGRSRERKAATSTTIYDARGKVEKPRDRLLEPGYLVRPRSPVYREPYPVRDLSPTGSSYRERQRAEPYEPRRVYSPQALLPKLERKEDIYDSRLRRPASPVPVRRPIGGRTKDYSDYEHEWPVVPEATKISDWDHPEFRRRNRPIDEIGWGRALSSAEMSWKKSYSPPPVSNHSYPEQIHPSRNTAWDPISKLPSSRTEDNKRDRDRRLGADGRRSRDSNRRVADPVVNCQVSKPLTPAPLQEERRSPVASEPSPVTAPKVQDETEEATRPTSSAADAEENFSDFSDDVDEILNRDLQETESVKTEEAAPVDTELEPIKTPVETELSVSVEPVVQLSDAQPSPKIVSPVASAIESRSTDEDLLGGMDIEQISDEELEDDARSVPIDALEVDWTSLACKREKKADSGTVRARQRWQSKAVFARLGIASSEGQSPTSETVTDKKPLFDYSSLFRRALCARMDLAFRRRLCNLPVRELVIEYCDDDLSLYKASVDLFLKDRVLAN, from the exons ATGTCTTCAAGCAAGAAAAGTCGTGAAGGAGGCAAAAAGCCAAGTGTTTTCGAAAGGTTGGGATCAAAACCGTCATCGTTGACGGAAGATTATTGTAAGCAATGGGCTCATAAAG AAGGCAGGAAAAGAAGTCGTAGCAGGACACCACCTAACCGGAAAGATGTGGCTGGTAATAAACCCAAACCTACAATGAAACAAAGCTCAAAATCTGCTGATAGTGGAGACTGGGAGAAATCACTTGAGCATGAAGACGAAATGGCCTTAGAACGCAAGTTGGAAATGCTGCAGAGAGAACTGGCAAAACAAGAAGAGCAAGAGCATAAaggcaaaataaagaaaccaGTAGctaagaaaagagaaagaagttCAAGTTCTTCCTCAACTTCAAGCAGCTCTTCTTCAGAAAGTTCTTCAGAATCATCAGGTTCATCTTCAACATCAAGTGCCAGTTCCTCCAGCAGCTCTTCCTCTTCATCAGATTCAGATGGCGAA gtGAAGGATAAGAAAATGGGTAAAAAGAAAGTAAGCAGGGTTACCAAAAGAAGTCAAAGTTCTTCTAGTAGAAACCAAGTCGCCAAAGAAAAGGCTAAAGCGAAAGCTAGGAAGATTGCAAAGCTCTCTTCTGCAAGCCAAATTGCCAGAAAAAAGGATTCGTCATACACttccaaaaaacaaattcggaATACCTCACCTAAACGTCAGCACG TTCCGAATTCTGGTGCAAAACATTCACGTGATTCTCCACCCTATTCAGCGATGGTTCGGAGTCGCTCCCCACGTGTCAAAGACCCCGAACCGCTAAGCAGGGAACGAAGGCAGCGCAGAACTCCAGAAACTTCTCCAAGTGAGGCAAAGCGAAAATTGCTCGTTCCAGTGGTTAGACGAAGAGTTGACGATGGCTCGCCTCCGGGAGGTAGATCACGTGAACGCAAAGCTGCAACCAGTACCACCATTTACGACGCTCGCGGAAAAGTTGAGAAACCACGAGACAGATTATTGGAACCAGGATACCTCGTTCGTCCTCGATCACCAGTGTATCGTGAACCATATCCTGTTCGTGATCTCTCCCCGACCGGTTCCTCCTACAGAGAACGACAGCGAGCCGAGCCATACGAACCGCGACGTGTCTATAGTCCACAAGCCTTGTTACCCAAACTTGAACGAAAGGAAGACATTTACGATAGTCGACTTCGGCGGCCTGCCTCTCCCGTCCCAGTCCGTCGCCCAATCGGTGGGAGAACTAAAGATTACAGTGATTACGAACATGAGTGGCCAGTTGTTCCTgaagcaacaaaaataagtgACTGGGATCATCCCGAATTTCGACGACGCAACCGCCCTATCGATG aaatcggTTGGGGTAGAGCGTTGAGCTCTGCGGAAATGTCATGGAAAAAATCATATTCCCCGCCTCCTGTAAGCAATCATTCGTATCCTGAGCAGATCCATCCTAGTCGGAATACGGCGTGGGATCCTATATCAAAGCTACCTTCTTCGAGAAcagaagataataaaagagaTCGTGATCGGCGCCTAGGCGCAGATGGCCGTCGTTCACGTGACTCGAATCGTCGGGTTGCAGATCCCGTTGTCAATTGTCAGGTGTCGAAGCCGCTAACACCCGCACCATTACAAGAAGAACGGCGGTCACCAGTTGCAAGTGAACCGTCCCCTGTTACTGCGCCTAAAGTACAAGATGAAACGGAGGAAGCAACGCGGCCTACTTCGTCAGCAGCCGATGCTGAAGAAAACTTCAGTGATTTCAGTGATGACGTTGACGAAATTCTCAATCGTGATCTTCAG GAAACGGAAAGCGTGAAAACAGAAGAAGCAGCGCCAGTGGACACGGAATTAGAGCCCATAAAAACTCCAGTCGAAACTGAATTGAGCGTAAGCGTCGAACCTGTTGTTCAGCTGTCCGACGCTCAGCCTTCGCCAAAAATTGTGTCACCTGTTGCCTCAGCCATTGAGAGCCGTAGCACGGACGAAGATTTGCTCGGTGGAATGGATATAGAGCAAATCTCTGACGAAGAACTAGAGGATGATGCGAGAAGCG taCCAATCGATGCCCTTGAAGTGGACTGGACAAGTCTAGCTTGTAAACGGGAGAAAAAAGCAGATTCTGGAACTGTCAGAGCACGTCAGCGTTGGCAGAGCAAAGCAGTGTTCGCCCGCTTAGGTATCGCTTCCAGTGAAGGGCAGTCACCAACGTCTGAAACTGTGACGGACAAAAAACCCTTATTCGACTACTCATCACTCTTTCGACGTGCGCTGTGCGCTCGAATGGACCTTGCCTTCAG AAGACGACTGTGCAATTTACCTGTGCGCGAGCTAGTGATCGAATACTGCGATGACGATTTGAGCTTATATAAAGCATCCGtggatttatttttgaaggaCCGCGTGTTAGCTAACTAG
- the LOC130700692 gene encoding serine/arginine repetitive matrix protein 1-like isoform X3, whose translation MSSSKKSREGGKKPSVFERLGSKPSSLTEDYCKQWAHKGRKRSRSRTPPNRKDVAGNKPKPTMKQSSKSADSGDWEKSLEHEDEMALERKLEMLQRELAKQEEQEHKGKIKKPVAKKRERSSSSSSTSSSSSSESSSESSGSSSTSSASSSSSSSSSSDSDGEVKDKKMGKKKVSRVTKRSQSSSSRNQVAKEKAKAKARKIAKLSSASQIARKKDSSYTSKKQIRNTSPKRQHVPNSGAKHSRDSPPYSAMVRSRSPRVKDPEPLSRERRQRRTPETSPSEAKRKLLVPVVRRRVDDGSPPGGRSRERKAATSTTIYDARGKVEKPRDRLLEPGYLVRPRSPVYREPYPVRDLSPTGSSYRERQRAEPYEPRRVYSPQALLPKLERKEDIYDSRLRRPASPVPVRRPIGGRTKDYSDYEHEWPVVPEATKISDWDHPEFRRRNRPIDEIGWGRALSSAEMSWKKSYSPPPVSNHSYPEQIHPSRNTAWDPISKLPSSRTEDNKRDRDRRLGADGRRSRDSNRRVADPVVNCQVSKPLTPAPLQEERRSPVASEPSPVTAPKVQDETEEATRPTSSAADAEENFSDFSDDVDEILNRDLQETESVKTEEAAPVDTELEPIKTPVETELSVSVEPVVQLSDAQPSPKIVSPVASAIESRSTDEDLLGGMDIEQISDEELEDDARSVPIDALEVDWTSLACKREKKADSGTVRARQRWQSKAVFARLGIASSEGQSPTSETVTDKKPLFDYSSLFRRALCARMDLAFRRRLCNLPVRELVIEYCDDDLSLYKASVDLFLKDRVLAN comes from the exons ATGTCTTCAAGCAAGAAAAGTCGTGAAGGAGGCAAAAAGCCAAGTGTTTTCGAAAGGTTGGGATCAAAACCGTCATCGTTGACGGAAGATTATTGTAAGCAATGGGCTCATAAAG GCAGGAAAAGAAGTCGTAGCAGGACACCACCTAACCGGAAAGATGTGGCTGGTAATAAACCCAAACCTACAATGAAACAAAGCTCAAAATCTGCTGATAGTGGAGACTGGGAGAAATCACTTGAGCATGAAGACGAAATGGCCTTAGAACGCAAGTTGGAAATGCTGCAGAGAGAACTGGCAAAACAAGAAGAGCAAGAGCATAAaggcaaaataaagaaaccaGTAGctaagaaaagagaaagaagttCAAGTTCTTCCTCAACTTCAAGCAGCTCTTCTTCAGAAAGTTCTTCAGAATCATCAGGTTCATCTTCAACATCAAGTGCCAGTTCCTCCAGCAGCTCTTCCTCTTCATCAGATTCAGATGGCGAA gtGAAGGATAAGAAAATGGGTAAAAAGAAAGTAAGCAGGGTTACCAAAAGAAGTCAAAGTTCTTCTAGTAGAAACCAAGTCGCCAAAGAAAAGGCTAAAGCGAAAGCTAGGAAGATTGCAAAGCTCTCTTCTGCAAGCCAAATTGCCAGAAAAAAGGATTCGTCATACACttccaaaaaacaaattcggaATACCTCACCTAAACGTCAGCACG TTCCGAATTCTGGTGCAAAACATTCACGTGATTCTCCACCCTATTCAGCGATGGTTCGGAGTCGCTCCCCACGTGTCAAAGACCCCGAACCGCTAAGCAGGGAACGAAGGCAGCGCAGAACTCCAGAAACTTCTCCAAGTGAGGCAAAGCGAAAATTGCTCGTTCCAGTGGTTAGACGAAGAGTTGACGATGGCTCGCCTCCGGGAGGTAGATCACGTGAACGCAAAGCTGCAACCAGTACCACCATTTACGACGCTCGCGGAAAAGTTGAGAAACCACGAGACAGATTATTGGAACCAGGATACCTCGTTCGTCCTCGATCACCAGTGTATCGTGAACCATATCCTGTTCGTGATCTCTCCCCGACCGGTTCCTCCTACAGAGAACGACAGCGAGCCGAGCCATACGAACCGCGACGTGTCTATAGTCCACAAGCCTTGTTACCCAAACTTGAACGAAAGGAAGACATTTACGATAGTCGACTTCGGCGGCCTGCCTCTCCCGTCCCAGTCCGTCGCCCAATCGGTGGGAGAACTAAAGATTACAGTGATTACGAACATGAGTGGCCAGTTGTTCCTgaagcaacaaaaataagtgACTGGGATCATCCCGAATTTCGACGACGCAACCGCCCTATCGATG aaatcggTTGGGGTAGAGCGTTGAGCTCTGCGGAAATGTCATGGAAAAAATCATATTCCCCGCCTCCTGTAAGCAATCATTCGTATCCTGAGCAGATCCATCCTAGTCGGAATACGGCGTGGGATCCTATATCAAAGCTACCTTCTTCGAGAAcagaagataataaaagagaTCGTGATCGGCGCCTAGGCGCAGATGGCCGTCGTTCACGTGACTCGAATCGTCGGGTTGCAGATCCCGTTGTCAATTGTCAGGTGTCGAAGCCGCTAACACCCGCACCATTACAAGAAGAACGGCGGTCACCAGTTGCAAGTGAACCGTCCCCTGTTACTGCGCCTAAAGTACAAGATGAAACGGAGGAAGCAACGCGGCCTACTTCGTCAGCAGCCGATGCTGAAGAAAACTTCAGTGATTTCAGTGATGACGTTGACGAAATTCTCAATCGTGATCTTCAG GAAACGGAAAGCGTGAAAACAGAAGAAGCAGCGCCAGTGGACACGGAATTAGAGCCCATAAAAACTCCAGTCGAAACTGAATTGAGCGTAAGCGTCGAACCTGTTGTTCAGCTGTCCGACGCTCAGCCTTCGCCAAAAATTGTGTCACCTGTTGCCTCAGCCATTGAGAGCCGTAGCACGGACGAAGATTTGCTCGGTGGAATGGATATAGAGCAAATCTCTGACGAAGAACTAGAGGATGATGCGAGAAGCG taCCAATCGATGCCCTTGAAGTGGACTGGACAAGTCTAGCTTGTAAACGGGAGAAAAAAGCAGATTCTGGAACTGTCAGAGCACGTCAGCGTTGGCAGAGCAAAGCAGTGTTCGCCCGCTTAGGTATCGCTTCCAGTGAAGGGCAGTCACCAACGTCTGAAACTGTGACGGACAAAAAACCCTTATTCGACTACTCATCACTCTTTCGACGTGCGCTGTGCGCTCGAATGGACCTTGCCTTCAG AAGACGACTGTGCAATTTACCTGTGCGCGAGCTAGTGATCGAATACTGCGATGACGATTTGAGCTTATATAAAGCATCCGtggatttatttttgaaggaCCGCGTGTTAGCTAACTAG
- the LOC130700692 gene encoding zinc finger CCCH domain-containing protein 13-like isoform X1: MSSSKKSREGGKKPSVFERLGSKPSSLTEDYCKQWAHKGTCSYSNKCKFLDTHNSKNFKPVTSSGKEGRKRSRSRTPPNRKDVAGNKPKPTMKQSSKSADSGDWEKSLEHEDEMALERKLEMLQRELAKQEEQEHKGKIKKPVAKKRERSSSSSSTSSSSSSESSSESSGSSSTSSASSSSSSSSSSDSDGEVKDKKMGKKKVSRVTKRSQSSSSRNQVAKEKAKAKARKIAKLSSASQIARKKDSSYTSKKQIRNTSPKRQHVPNSGAKHSRDSPPYSAMVRSRSPRVKDPEPLSRERRQRRTPETSPSEAKRKLLVPVVRRRVDDGSPPGGRSRERKAATSTTIYDARGKVEKPRDRLLEPGYLVRPRSPVYREPYPVRDLSPTGSSYRERQRAEPYEPRRVYSPQALLPKLERKEDIYDSRLRRPASPVPVRRPIGGRTKDYSDYEHEWPVVPEATKISDWDHPEFRRRNRPIDEIGWGRALSSAEMSWKKSYSPPPVSNHSYPEQIHPSRNTAWDPISKLPSSRTEDNKRDRDRRLGADGRRSRDSNRRVADPVVNCQVSKPLTPAPLQEERRSPVASEPSPVTAPKVQDETEEATRPTSSAADAEENFSDFSDDVDEILNRDLQETESVKTEEAAPVDTELEPIKTPVETELSVSVEPVVQLSDAQPSPKIVSPVASAIESRSTDEDLLGGMDIEQISDEELEDDARSVPIDALEVDWTSLACKREKKADSGTVRARQRWQSKAVFARLGIASSEGQSPTSETVTDKKPLFDYSSLFRRALCARMDLAFRRRLCNLPVRELVIEYCDDDLSLYKASVDLFLKDRVLAN, encoded by the exons ATGTCTTCAAGCAAGAAAAGTCGTGAAGGAGGCAAAAAGCCAAGTGTTTTCGAAAGGTTGGGATCAAAACCGTCATCGTTGACGGAAGATTATTGTAAGCAATGGGCTCATAAAGGTACTTGCTCCTATTCAAATAAGTGTAAATTTCTCGATACGCACAACAGTAAGAACTTTAAACCGGTTACCTCATCTGGAAAAGAAGGCAGGAAAAGAAGTCGTAGCAGGACACCACCTAACCGGAAAGATGTGGCTGGTAATAAACCCAAACCTACAATGAAACAAAGCTCAAAATCTGCTGATAGTGGAGACTGGGAGAAATCACTTGAGCATGAAGACGAAATGGCCTTAGAACGCAAGTTGGAAATGCTGCAGAGAGAACTGGCAAAACAAGAAGAGCAAGAGCATAAaggcaaaataaagaaaccaGTAGctaagaaaagagaaagaagttCAAGTTCTTCCTCAACTTCAAGCAGCTCTTCTTCAGAAAGTTCTTCAGAATCATCAGGTTCATCTTCAACATCAAGTGCCAGTTCCTCCAGCAGCTCTTCCTCTTCATCAGATTCAGATGGCGAA gtGAAGGATAAGAAAATGGGTAAAAAGAAAGTAAGCAGGGTTACCAAAAGAAGTCAAAGTTCTTCTAGTAGAAACCAAGTCGCCAAAGAAAAGGCTAAAGCGAAAGCTAGGAAGATTGCAAAGCTCTCTTCTGCAAGCCAAATTGCCAGAAAAAAGGATTCGTCATACACttccaaaaaacaaattcggaATACCTCACCTAAACGTCAGCACG TTCCGAATTCTGGTGCAAAACATTCACGTGATTCTCCACCCTATTCAGCGATGGTTCGGAGTCGCTCCCCACGTGTCAAAGACCCCGAACCGCTAAGCAGGGAACGAAGGCAGCGCAGAACTCCAGAAACTTCTCCAAGTGAGGCAAAGCGAAAATTGCTCGTTCCAGTGGTTAGACGAAGAGTTGACGATGGCTCGCCTCCGGGAGGTAGATCACGTGAACGCAAAGCTGCAACCAGTACCACCATTTACGACGCTCGCGGAAAAGTTGAGAAACCACGAGACAGATTATTGGAACCAGGATACCTCGTTCGTCCTCGATCACCAGTGTATCGTGAACCATATCCTGTTCGTGATCTCTCCCCGACCGGTTCCTCCTACAGAGAACGACAGCGAGCCGAGCCATACGAACCGCGACGTGTCTATAGTCCACAAGCCTTGTTACCCAAACTTGAACGAAAGGAAGACATTTACGATAGTCGACTTCGGCGGCCTGCCTCTCCCGTCCCAGTCCGTCGCCCAATCGGTGGGAGAACTAAAGATTACAGTGATTACGAACATGAGTGGCCAGTTGTTCCTgaagcaacaaaaataagtgACTGGGATCATCCCGAATTTCGACGACGCAACCGCCCTATCGATG aaatcggTTGGGGTAGAGCGTTGAGCTCTGCGGAAATGTCATGGAAAAAATCATATTCCCCGCCTCCTGTAAGCAATCATTCGTATCCTGAGCAGATCCATCCTAGTCGGAATACGGCGTGGGATCCTATATCAAAGCTACCTTCTTCGAGAAcagaagataataaaagagaTCGTGATCGGCGCCTAGGCGCAGATGGCCGTCGTTCACGTGACTCGAATCGTCGGGTTGCAGATCCCGTTGTCAATTGTCAGGTGTCGAAGCCGCTAACACCCGCACCATTACAAGAAGAACGGCGGTCACCAGTTGCAAGTGAACCGTCCCCTGTTACTGCGCCTAAAGTACAAGATGAAACGGAGGAAGCAACGCGGCCTACTTCGTCAGCAGCCGATGCTGAAGAAAACTTCAGTGATTTCAGTGATGACGTTGACGAAATTCTCAATCGTGATCTTCAG GAAACGGAAAGCGTGAAAACAGAAGAAGCAGCGCCAGTGGACACGGAATTAGAGCCCATAAAAACTCCAGTCGAAACTGAATTGAGCGTAAGCGTCGAACCTGTTGTTCAGCTGTCCGACGCTCAGCCTTCGCCAAAAATTGTGTCACCTGTTGCCTCAGCCATTGAGAGCCGTAGCACGGACGAAGATTTGCTCGGTGGAATGGATATAGAGCAAATCTCTGACGAAGAACTAGAGGATGATGCGAGAAGCG taCCAATCGATGCCCTTGAAGTGGACTGGACAAGTCTAGCTTGTAAACGGGAGAAAAAAGCAGATTCTGGAACTGTCAGAGCACGTCAGCGTTGGCAGAGCAAAGCAGTGTTCGCCCGCTTAGGTATCGCTTCCAGTGAAGGGCAGTCACCAACGTCTGAAACTGTGACGGACAAAAAACCCTTATTCGACTACTCATCACTCTTTCGACGTGCGCTGTGCGCTCGAATGGACCTTGCCTTCAG AAGACGACTGTGCAATTTACCTGTGCGCGAGCTAGTGATCGAATACTGCGATGACGATTTGAGCTTATATAAAGCATCCGtggatttatttttgaaggaCCGCGTGTTAGCTAACTAG
- the LOC130700701 gene encoding kinesin-like protein KIF1A: protein MDGAQTVLTHPADQTDRKSFTFDYSYWSFDGFKQDPVSGRNVPDPKHPRGDSYCDQERLFADLGRVMLADTFEGYNTTLFSYGQTGSGKSYSVIGYGPNQGIIPQFCHQVFRIIEEKTYISPTNTAQFEVRLSMLEIYNEVVYDLLTTLKNGRGLKVREHPKKGFYADGLSDFQVSNYSDIERLLGQGTLNRTVVATNMNTTSSRSHMIVTIRLVQKGTINGGEMTTTSVVNIVDLAGSERVRKTGDNGGIAGEGSGTVSGERFREGVSINKSLQSLGNAIHILAESSSASSSHFPSNSQKGPRVPYRESVLTKLLMHALGGNSKTIMLASISPADIHYEETLSTLRYADRAKQIRTRPTINKNPTEKIVRDLEGENQRLKAVLTRGNIDPQWLKTIVNGRQTNPQAMKEARKKWENEIRAQLSENEREIQLIKSPLHKELKHVATDASIESQGNNERNGPHLQNINMDPLLNGRWIHYLNKGITLIGKTQAGRSTIEMIGPGMKENHAEISVHENNEVTLRPLTFDGRVLVNGMPIEPQMETVLHPNDRLVFGATQMWLFRHPALETEAGVSDSPMINYDFVLHEMASKSGSTIFSSFSDNQDLLQEELSAILPSVEEANGISAEMNKHVQFEIVLVAPQNFIDPGGKTVPNQIYIKMKNLDHGTDYIWSKEKFLTRFDYMKEMYRQHQMGINGEEDDNDDLHITDERDPFSEPSDAVVIIGMARIFLQSLAYLVELQEHIPVADLRGSKIGFIKLALIPCADRHGHELQEKDLLSSSDQLIGKNLFFKFNIISCHNLPPKFRDIHCKYRFYDDKVESKTEMYPYSTNVKFNHSRILRFEPATREFVEYLNHGSVVVEVLGRHIINPDPVNQPRPMSNPLNTRQLRGVADHKNFTRKGELLVQTPAANSFGGVFETVHGRKQELISELQLLKHKQIRLEQRLDFVRQMTEHCLLIGQQSIPTTLLDAMLNVNNSEEARDIVQQLQAGEDGDEWVEWSGTNRQKEHRSSVCTIS, encoded by the exons ATGGATGGAGCCCAAACGGTTTTGACTCATCCGGCAGATCAAACAGACCGTAAGAGTTTCACTTTCGATTATTCTTACTGGTCATTTGACGGGTTTAAACAAGACCCGGTTAGCGGTAGGAACGTTCCTGATCCCAAACATCCTCGTGGCGATAGTTACTGCGATCAA GAGCGCTTATTTGCCGATCTTGGACGGGTAATGTTGGCTGACACTTTTGAAGGTTACAACACGACGCTGTTTTCGTACGGTCAGACAGGTTCGGGAAAATCCTATTCAGTTATTGGGTACGGCCCTAATCAAG GTATTATTCCACAATTCTGTCATCAAGTTTTCCGTAtcatagaagaaaaaacatacatttcgCCAACCAATACTGCCCAGTTCGAAGTTCGTCTCTCTATGCTG GAAATATACAACGAAGTTGTATACGACCTGCTGACCACATTAAAAAACGGCAGAGGACTTAAAGTGCGTGAACATCCAAAAAAAGGCTTTTACG cgGATGGTTTGTCAGATTTCCAAGTGTCGAATTATTCAGATATCGAACGTCTTCTCGGACAGGGAACGCTTAATCG GACTGTGGTAGCGACCAATATGAACACTACCAGCAGCCGTTCGCACATGATTGTTACCATTCGTCTCGTCCAGAAGGGGACGATTAATGGTGGCGAAATGACTACCACATCTGTTGTCAACATTGTTGATTTAGCTGGCAG CGAGCGCGTCAGAAAAACAGGTGATAACGGCGGGATTGCTGGGGAAGGTAGTGGGACCGTGAGTGGAGAACGGTTTCGTGAAGGAGTATCCATCAATAAATCGTTACAGAGTCTGGGGAATGCAATCCATATATTAGCCGAATCTTCATCTGCATCATCGTCACATTTCCCTAGCAATAGCCAGAAGGGCCCGCGAGTTCCCTATCGAGAATCGGTGCTCACAAAGTTACTAATGCACGCTTTAGGAGGAAATAGCAAAACGATTATG TTGGCATCCATCAGTCCCGCTGATATCCATTACGAAGAGACGTTGTCAACATTACGTTATG cCGATCGAGCGAAGCAAATCCGGACGCGGCCTACAATTAATAAAAATCCAACCGAAAAAATTGTTCGCGATTTGGAGGGCGAAAACCAGCGGTTGAAAGCCGTTTTAACCCGTGGTAACATTGATCCTCAATGGTTGAAAACAATAGTAAACGGTCGCCAAACCAATCCGCAAG CCATGAAAGAGGCCAGAAAGAAGTGGGAAAATGAGATTCGAGCTCAGTTATCGGAAAATGAACGTGAAATACAATTGATAAAATCTCCTCTGCATAAGGAGTTAAAACATGTTGCAACAGATGCG TCGATTGAAAGTCAAGGTAATAACGAACGCAATGGGCCTCATCTACAGAATATCAACATGGATCCTTTGCTGAATGGACGATGGATCCATTATTTGAATAAAGGCATCACATTAATCGGGAAAACGCAAGCTGGCAGGTCGACTATCGAAATGATCGGTCCGGG GATGAAGGAGAATCACGCTGAAATTTCCGTTCACGAGAACAACGAAGTTACGCTTCGTCCACTGACATTTGATGGCAGAGTTTTAGTTAACGGAATGCCAATTGAGCCTCAAATGGAAACGGTTCTCCATCCGAACGATCGTCTGGTTTTCGGAGCTACTCAAATGTGGCTCTTTCGCCATCCAGCATTAGAAACAGAAGCCGGTGTCTCCGATAGTCCCATGATTAACTATGATTTCGTTTTGCATGAAATGGCTAGCAAATCAGGTTCAACAATATTTTCTAGCTTTTCAGACAATCAAG ATTTACTGCAGGAAGAATTGAGTGCCATTTTGCCGTCGGTTGAAGAGGCTAACGGAATCAGCGCTGAAATGAACAAGCACGTGCAATTCGAGATTGTGCTCGTTGCACCGCAGAACTTCATCGATCCAGGTGGAAAAACGGTACCTAACCAA ATATACATCAAGATGAAGAATTTAGACCATGGAACAGATTACATTTGgtctaaagaaaaattcttgacGCGGTTCGATTACATGAAGGAAATGTATAGGCAGCATCAAATGGGAATCAATGGAGAAGAAGATGACAACGACGACCTCCACATAAcggat GAACGCGATCCATTTTCTGAACCATCCGATGCTGTAGTAATAATAGGGATGGCTCGAATATTCCTGCAGTCACTAGCTTACTTG GTGGAGCTACAAGAGCATATACCTGTGGCTGACTTGCGCGGAAGTAAGATTGGGTTTATAAAACTTGCTTTGATTCCTTGTGCTGACCGTCATGGACATGAGCTCCAAGAAAAAGATTTACTTAGTTCTTCAGACCAACTGATtggaaaaaatcttttttttaagttcaacATAATTAGTTGTCACAACCTACCTCCTAAATTCAGA GATATCCACTGCAAGTACAGATTTTACGATGATAAAGTTGAGAGCAAAACGGAAATGTATCCATATTCTACGAACGTGAAATTTAATCACAGCCGAATTTTACGCTTTGAACCCGCTACACGAGAG TTTGTGGAATATTTGAATCATGGTTCCGTAGTAGTGGAAGTTCTTGGTAGGCATATCATTAACCCAGATCCTGTTAACCAACCACGTCCAATGTCCAATCCCCTGAACACCAGGCAACTCCGCGGTGTAGCAGATCACAAAAATTTTACTCG AAAGGGTGAATTACTGGTTCAAACTCCTGCGGCAAACAGTTTCGGAGGCGTTTTCGAAACGGTACATGGGAGGAAGCAAGAATTGATATCGGAGCTACAGCTAttaaaacacaaacaaattcGACTTGAACAGCGCTTGGATTTTGTTCGACAAATGACCGAGCACTGTCTTCTCATCGGACAGCAAAGCATTCCAACTACATTGCTTGATGCAATGCTTAATGTTAACAACTCAGAAGAGGCTCGTGACATTGTTCAACAGCTGCAAGCCGGAGAAG ATGGTGACGAATGGGTAGAGTGGAGTGGAACAAATCGTCAAAAAGAACATCGAAGCAGCGTCTGTACCATATCATAA